The following coding sequences are from one Petrotoga sibirica DSM 13575 window:
- a CDS encoding ABC transporter ATP-binding protein, which yields MISIKNISFSYDTVGDTIKDISFALNKGELVALLGPNGSGKTTILKCLNGILKPKTGEIFVENYNIKDLSYKEIAKLISVVPQERSAVFSYLVIDIVAMGITPYLPFGRMPTKKDYKEAYTKLEFFNIQHLAEKNYNQLSGGEKQLVLIARALMQNTDYLIMDEPTSHLDFKNQHLLMKELKKLSENGKGVITALHDPNLALRFCDRIIMVKQGEVIFIGEKTEVMNSQNLQILYDVPVSMNKVEDVSIIYIN from the coding sequence ATGATATCTATTAAAAATATATCTTTTTCATATGACACGGTGGGGGATACCATTAAAGATATAAGTTTTGCCTTGAACAAAGGGGAATTGGTTGCCTTGTTAGGGCCCAATGGTTCAGGTAAAACAACTATACTAAAATGCCTAAACGGTATTTTAAAACCAAAAACAGGTGAAATATTCGTAGAAAATTATAATATTAAAGATCTAAGTTATAAAGAAATTGCAAAACTTATAAGTGTAGTTCCTCAGGAACGCTCTGCCGTTTTTTCATACCTAGTGATAGACATTGTAGCAATGGGAATAACTCCCTATCTTCCCTTTGGAAGGATGCCTACAAAAAAAGATTATAAAGAGGCATATACAAAGTTAGAATTTTTTAATATTCAACACCTTGCTGAAAAGAATTATAACCAATTGAGCGGTGGAGAGAAACAGTTGGTGCTAATTGCAAGAGCTTTGATGCAAAATACAGATTACCTGATCATGGATGAACCTACGTCTCATTTGGATTTTAAGAATCAACATCTATTAATGAAAGAATTAAAAAAATTGAGTGAAAACGGAAAAGGAGTTATTACAGCTCTTCACGATCCTAATTTGGCTTTAAGATTCTGTGATAGAATAATAATGGTAAAACAAGGTGAAGTAATTTTTATCGGTGAAAAAACCGAAGTAATGAACTCACAAAATTTACAAATCCTCTACGACGTACCGGTTTCGATGAACAAAGTGGAAGACGTAAGCATAATATACATAAACTAA